From the Cryptomeria japonica chromosome 2, Sugi_1.0, whole genome shotgun sequence genome, one window contains:
- the LOC131065254 gene encoding uncharacterized protein LOC131065254 → MAVSSQLPLSDPDTSCNDPCSGDSSTNEEGDSKQVFRAEYRDKLLKTLRCLRALVPKGRGSLAEDTVAYVQQLKDGIESIQSEIHGKILSSQRALFATIANRSPQEKVMVEMKDSGLEILVECEKKPGLALALSKAIDSFNLTIIQARMTCQLRISFFVLSEKTIEGAIVDPEQLKTILQQTVSSYTGCSNMSIGN, encoded by the exons ATGGCAGTCAGCAGCCAATTGCCTCTTTCAGATCCTGATACTAGCTGTAATGACCCATGTTCAGGGGATTCCTCCACCAATGAAGAAGGTGACTCTAAACAAGTTTTTAGGGCAGAGTACAGGGACAAATTGCTCAAAACATTGCGGTGTCTGCGAGCTTTGGTACCCAAA GGAAGAGGATCTCTTGCAGAAGACACAGTAGCATATGTTCAGCAGCTCAAAGATGGAATTGAGAGCATACAGTCTGAGATCCATGGcaagattctttcttctcagagaGCCTTGTTTGCTACTATTGCTAATAGGTCTCCTCAAGAGAAG GTGATGGTGGAGATGAAGGATTCAGGCCTGGAAATACTAGTGGAATGTGAGAAAAAGCCTGGTCTTGCATTGGCTCTGTCAAAGGCTATTGACAGCTTTAACCTCACTATCATACAAGCTAGAATGACCTGCCAACTGAGGATCAGTTTCTTTGTTCTCAGTGAAAAG acTATTGAAGGTGCAATTGTAGATCCAGAGCAACTAAAGACAATCCTACAGCAAACTGTAAGCTCATATACTGGCTGCTCCAATATGAGTATTGGGAACTGA